In a genomic window of Penaeus chinensis breed Huanghai No. 1 chromosome 30, ASM1920278v2, whole genome shotgun sequence:
- the LOC125041142 gene encoding peptidyl-prolyl cis-trans isomerase E-like, producing MSNNKRILYVGGLADEVTEDVLRSAFVPFGEVVDIQIPLDYETEKHRGFAFIEFELPEDAAAAIDNMNESELFGRTIRVNLAKPQKAKEGSSRAVWADDEWLKKYAGATLDGQEDAEEGTSEGTKRSAEESEEEPKSKKKKTNPQVYFDVKIGKTLVGRIVMQLRADVVPKTVENFRCLCTHEKGYGYQGSTFHRIIPGFMCQGGDFTNHNGTGGRSIYGSKFEDENFKLRHTGPGILSMANSGPNSNGSQFFLTTERTEWLDNKHVVFGQVVSGLDVIRKMEKCGSKSGKPSEKVVISNCGELV from the exons ATGTCAAACAACAAGCGGATACTCTATGTTG GTGGCTTGGCGGATGAAGTCACAGAGGATGTGCTTCGATCAGCCTTTGTACCTTTTGGTGAAGTGGTGGATATACAGATCCCTCTCGACTATGAAACAGAGAAACATCGTGGATTTGCCTTCATTGAATTTGAACTTCCAGAAGATGCAGCTGCTGCGATTGATAACATG AATGAAAGTGAGTTGTTTGGACGTACAATACGAGTTAATTTAGCCAAGCCTCAGAAAGCAAAGGAAGGATCTTCTCGTGCTGTATGGGCTGATGATGAGTGGTTAAAGAAATATGCTGGTGCAACACTTGACGGACAGGAAGATGCTGAAGAAGGAACTTCTGAAGGAACTAAGCGATCTGCAGAAGAGAGT GAAGAAGAACCAaaatccaaaaagaaaaagacaaatccaCAAGTCTACTTTGATGTTAAAATTGGCAAGACACTTGTGGGAAGAATAGTGATGCAGTTACGAGCAGATGTTGTACCTAAAACTGTTGAG aATTTCCGTTGCCTTTGCACACATGAGAAAGGGTATGGCTACCAGGGATCAACTTTTCATCGCATCATCCCTGGTTTCATGTGTCAAGGTGGAGATTTTACCAACCATAATGGCACAGGAGGACGGTCTATATATGGCTCTAAATTTGAAGATGAGAATTTCAAACTAAGGCATACAG GTCCTGGAATACTTTCAATGGCTAATTCTGGCCCTAACAGCAATGGATCTCAGTTCTTCCTAACCACTGAGCGGACAGAGTGGCTTGATAATAAACATGTTGTCTTTGGTCAGGTTGTCAGTGGTTTGGATGTTATCAGAAAAATGGAG AAATGTGGCTCCAAGTCAGGGAAGCCTTCCGAGAAGGTTGTGATCTCTAACTGTGGTGAACTTGTGTGA